A single window of Rana temporaria chromosome 1, aRanTem1.1, whole genome shotgun sequence DNA harbors:
- the TMEM119 gene encoding transmembrane protein 119 produces MGHILTLCIFLFLTYSVSLARYTTEPEYGSGEGDGTAVISNTQSSDIVGSTTENSVKNVNGTTTSLNVLENIKQFFKEYLLLVIVVGSLVALLIFIMCAAVIMSHRHKASAYYPSSFAPKEYVNHDDKNGGPRAFNEIPEKPHDEKVEEVVSSSNQLQADILNATQNLKSPTKGCSIKEQKNCEGSQKTCNLSHKENPQEATSEKSPESSKPQEETQGNKVEEAPTGSPEEAKPIDNTQEAPAEPIEETKPTSDSQEVVADPTQEALPAGESQEAPAEAKADVPSPPEEASGKEDANPTPAECGTATNNPCESQESQQAPDTQPCGV; encoded by the coding sequence ATGGGCCACATTTTGACCTTATGTATATTCCTGTTCTTAACGTATTCTGTATCACTGGCTCGATACACCACTGAACCTGAGTATGGAAGTGGAGAAGGAGATGGGACAGCGGTTATTTCCAATACTCAGAGCTCTGACATTGTTGGATCTACTACAGAGAACTCTGTGAAGAATGTAAATGGCACAACCACTTCCTTAAATGTCTTGGAaaatataaaacagttttttaaGGAGTACTTGCTGCTTGTAATTGTGGTAGGTTCTCTGGTTGCCCTGCTTATATTTATAATGTGTGCTGCAGTGATTATGAGTCACAGACACAAAGCATCTGCTTATTATCCTTCATCTTTTGCACCAAAAGAGTATGTAAACCATGATGACAAAAATGGAGGTCCTAGAGCTTTTAATGAGATTCCTGAGAAACCCCACGATGAAAAGGTTGAAGAAGTGGTAAGTTCAAGCAACCAGCTACAAGCCGATATCCTTAATGCCACTCAAAACCTTAAGTCTCCAACCAAGGGTTGTAGTATTAaggagcaaaaaaattgtgaaggaTCTCAAAAGACTTGCAATctttcccataaagaaaatcctCAGGAAGCCACTAGTGAAAAGTCCCCAGAGAGTTCCAAACCTCAAGAAGAAACTCAAGGCAACAAAGTGGAGGAGGCCCCAACTGGTTCACCAGAAGAAGCTAAGCCTATAGATAATACTCAGGAGGCTCCGGCTGAACCAATAGAAGAAACTAAACCCACAAGTGATTCTCAGGAGGTTGTAGCTGATCCTACACAAGAAGCTCTACCTGCAGGTGAATCTCAGGAAGCCCCAGCTGAAGCAAAAGCAGATGTCCCAAGTCCCCCAGAAGAAGCAAGTGGAAAAGAAGACGCGAATCCCACTCCAGCTGAATGTGGAACAGCAACCAACAATCCTTGTGAAAGTCAAGAATCACAGCAGGCTCCAGACACACAACCATGTGGAGTTTAA